A stretch of the bacterium genome encodes the following:
- a CDS encoding MATE family efflux transporter gives MLSVIESKLRRPIEKLTSNQGPSREFATPPAGLQKVLLRRVLDMGLPSMASFLLLSTYDAVNIFWLAQIGAAPVAAVTVFGAFSWVLTFPNHIIGSGSVAVISRRYGQGGGDPTAQAIRATFFLKFFIGTLLGLLGLTILPFALSLYGTEEDVSRLAFQYGILNCLSLGFAMVSFSVYTAFRGIGRPQAGMWVSVVGVAVNMILDPFLIFGIGPFPRLEIIGASIANSIGFMTVAVMGAWMLSRPSSPVVVKWRLRPLPTAEMKRIIQIGFPSGFSALSFALMNSTVVGLFAHFGTLVVALFGMAQRILRFGHMVNVGLGLGTGALVGQYLGARERENAWHTSQVAIRLSMICMFVFVVLIWLFSEPLVKMFFNEPEALTLGQWYLRILVLALPFRAALEMMTNSYNGAGRNLPPMIFGILQDWGLVVSSMFIFGRWLGWGPYGMLAGYALGHALGNGVFYLIYRRGHWLVDEEL, from the coding sequence ATGTTATCCGTTATTGAATCGAAACTCCGCCGACCGATAGAGAAACTGACCTCGAATCAGGGGCCATCGCGCGAGTTTGCCACGCCTCCTGCGGGGCTGCAAAAGGTTCTCCTGCGGCGCGTGCTCGATATGGGCCTGCCGTCCATGGCGAGTTTCCTCCTGCTCAGCACCTATGATGCGGTCAATATCTTTTGGTTGGCTCAAATTGGCGCGGCTCCGGTTGCGGCGGTAACGGTGTTTGGCGCATTTTCGTGGGTGTTGACCTTCCCAAATCACATCATCGGGTCCGGAAGTGTGGCCGTCATCAGCCGCCGCTATGGCCAAGGCGGAGGAGATCCGACTGCACAGGCGATCCGGGCTACATTTTTTCTGAAGTTCTTCATTGGAACTTTGTTGGGACTACTGGGGCTGACGATTCTGCCGTTTGCGCTCAGTCTTTACGGCACGGAAGAGGATGTCTCGCGGCTGGCTTTTCAATATGGCATTTTGAACTGCCTGAGTCTCGGATTTGCGATGGTGAGCTTTTCGGTCTACACAGCGTTCCGGGGAATTGGGCGACCTCAGGCGGGGATGTGGGTGTCCGTCGTAGGTGTCGCGGTGAACATGATTCTGGATCCGTTTCTGATTTTTGGCATCGGCCCGTTTCCAAGATTGGAGATCATCGGTGCTTCGATTGCAAATTCGATTGGCTTTATGACGGTCGCGGTAATGGGTGCCTGGATGTTGTCGCGGCCTTCCTCTCCCGTTGTGGTCAAGTGGCGGTTGCGGCCGTTGCCGACCGCAGAGATGAAACGAATCATCCAGATAGGATTTCCCAGCGGGTTCAGCGCACTGAGTTTCGCATTAATGAATTCGACAGTCGTTGGCCTCTTCGCGCACTTCGGCACACTGGTCGTAGCGTTGTTCGGCATGGCTCAGCGGATTTTGAGGTTCGGCCACATGGTGAATGTGGGCCTCGGACTGGGAACCGGTGCACTGGTCGGGCAGTATCTGGGAGCACGCGAGCGGGAGAACGCATGGCACACGTCACAAGTGGCGATTCGCCTCTCGATGATCTGTATGTTCGTGTTTGTGGTTTTGATTTGGCTATTCAGCGAACCGCTGGTCAAGATGTTTTTCAACGAACCCGAAGCCTTGACTCTCGGCCAATGGTATTTGCGGATTCTGGTGCTCGCGCTGCCGTTTCGCGCCGCATTGGAAATGATGACCAATTCATACAATGGCGCGGGGCGTAACCTGCCACCGATGATATTTGGCATTCTGCAGGACTGGGGGCTGGTGGTCAGCTCCATGTTCATCTTCGGACGCTGGCTCGGCTGGGGGCCATACGGAATGCTGGCAGGTTACGCACTCGGTCATGCGTTGGGGAACGGCGTGTTTTATCTCATCTACCGGCGCGGCCACTGGCTGGTAGATGAGGAGTTGTAG
- a CDS encoding M28 family peptidase has product MKIILLLVLATLSLGNSASAFDQDRAMLLLKTQVAFGPRVPNSPEADSCREFLLRELSFWCDTAWVQPFTYTSVDRGVTLNLYNIIGQINPKAADRVMLCGHWDARPTADRDPDPKNHSKPIPAANDGAGQIAILLEIARQLYLKPVKFGVDIVFFDGEDYGREEVIEDYLLGSRHFVRTQPIPQPRYGILLDLISEKDLRIPYELNSYVYARPIVDKVFAAAERVKAMSFVREPGQAVMDDHIPFLEKGIPVVDIIDLDYKYWHTLEDTPDKCSPHSMGEVGRTVMEVLYTETFE; this is encoded by the coding sequence GTGAAAATAATATTATTGCTTGTGCTTGCGACTCTAAGTTTGGGAAACAGCGCATCCGCCTTCGATCAGGATCGCGCGATGCTGCTCTTGAAAACGCAGGTCGCGTTCGGACCTCGGGTGCCGAATTCTCCGGAAGCAGACTCCTGCCGCGAGTTTCTGTTGCGCGAGTTGAGTTTCTGGTGTGATACGGCGTGGGTGCAGCCGTTTACGTATACGAGCGTCGATCGCGGCGTGACGCTGAACCTGTATAACATCATCGGACAAATCAATCCAAAGGCCGCTGACCGTGTGATGCTCTGCGGACACTGGGACGCGCGGCCCACGGCAGACAGGGATCCCGATCCCAAGAATCACAGCAAACCGATTCCCGCAGCCAATGACGGAGCGGGGCAGATTGCCATCCTGCTCGAAATCGCGCGGCAGCTTTACTTAAAGCCGGTGAAGTTTGGAGTGGACATCGTGTTCTTCGATGGGGAGGACTACGGCCGCGAAGAAGTCATAGAGGACTATCTGCTCGGCTCGCGGCACTTCGTGCGCACGCAGCCAATTCCCCAGCCGCGCTACGGGATTCTGCTTGATTTGATTTCCGAGAAGGATTTGCGCATCCCCTACGAGCTGAATTCGTATGTCTATGCGCGCCCGATTGTGGACAAGGTGTTCGCCGCCGCTGAGCGTGTGAAAGCCATGTCGTTTGTGCGCGAACCCGGTCAAGCCGTGATGGATGACCACATTCCATTTCTGGAAAAGGGAATCCCCGTTGTTGACATAATTGACTTGGACTACAAATACTGGCATACGCTGGAAGACACGCCGGACAAGTGTTCGCCCCACAGTATGGGCGAGGTCGGCAGAACAGTTATGGAAGTGCTCTATACGGAGACTTTTGAATGA
- the sprA gene encoding cell surface protein SprA translates to MKTPQGVLFLFLACFCACVLPARAEVGFSFSLKSNASQHRLVKRPQLGITTIVERPILQLGAANLREYVEFDSLFTRAIVSFRVAETHMIPPLVLDYADYRDLRMTWDVRRAMAAATIQNFKQQAQRSAGEGIAIDVPFRIKSKTFRRIFGGDNIGLRVQGNITIDGKIRQQKFDELQAANQRNTNTNFNIDMTQRFTIAGKIGEKVQVDVNQDSERLFDFENSLKLTYTGDRDEIVQKIEAGNVNLSLGTRLATFSGQNKGLFGLKTEAKVGALKLTGIASLERGQKNRQEPNKDQRRAQWSENDFLQNTYFWLTEHDFQYVRQTGSGPDTLSVSGYRDNYRLISFREHLIAPIPVAELELWVSTSAGGTQHDVNVNNGFAVSLRKIEKLHDPSLIDLSQLDEVDQTFRKLIPETDYTFEPNFGYVRLRRQIQGDNVLACSFVTVQGDTFGRLGAPTGELRLIMLRSSAPNPDTLIDPTWNLMFRHVYSMQATNISPNNFELEIIRETGSSVPETGPDNTQTYLQFFQFDTEGPNGSSGADNYLDNYGAIVNWTHGELHFLDLTPFNPSGYFDVNTGQTVVFPLRQIDSTRRANGDSTAVLDSSLYTLPYSQVVTRGAAWKFVTKSVGSTSQYDLGPLVLEGSEEVTLNGVPLTRGSDYTIDYLSGQLRILNEAAKAPNANLVITYESGQVFQLDRKTLMGARAEYELWQDSYIGGMVLKLDEKSLDRRVRIGSEPISNTLYDVNSRLKFTPNFLTAVANRLPLVKTNAASDFVIDAEVAKVYPNPNSLSNNATGDPNGVAFLDDFEASRRSTPLGLLRRNWSISSIPVQDPGIDSLRGRLKWWNPVGDQQVRVKDVFPEREINSQVADRLQSLVLEFTPDESTGFPEQSWGGVMRYLGAGYEDQSRAQFIEFWIKVPSQQEGRLVVDIGSISEDALPNDSMDSEDKPMPDEIVSSAKREYGNGVLSPDEDTGIDGFFATDPADSAHWNGLNRPKIPSWDDWSYSVGSNNYEKINGSEGSLNDEGGNIPDSEDLNGNQNLDQANDYYSYDIELSLTSPFIVGGQNNNNNWRLFRIPIDEETVRRRVGAASLTNVRWARMYLTGVTRTTRVEIVQNDIVSNEWLPEYVDADSTEFVSTAVINNHENPGYISPPGVQGEIDPITNLRQREQSLVLKIEQLGGSSAPDEFFVSKNLYQQINMIEYKRLKMFIHGGGFDQGLFEDERYQLILRLGTSYTNTNTNYYEIVKTVYKGWDSRNHIDVGMNDLSILRKLREDAGRMSGDSSAQANLRRFAVVLDSLRFPADSLVIAGTPSLQNVGFIALGIRAKKYPYNAGDEIWVDELRVSDIYKDPGTAGEITSSLRIADLVAFSGTFNKQDADFHNVNERTGRQNSSETVMGSMNLNAAKFGLDQYGFALPVVVTRSENESVPKYIPNTDVRVDQDHPDTSVVRKETRTNYTASFSKTGNSPNPLVRWTMERLRLSWDHSKVQSKDYTYIRQEQSQTGVRADYNFPTARGRGLAPIFFLKDMPLLSLLGSPKFYYKPKQLSGTMSAQRSLANSETREGRRTNSPNFQVTGSGSIAFDITDAISTGLSQSYGWTQVRTDTVYDDRGNVDTTFAVAKKWSDLANLSRSDLNAEGWNWTNSYAPSLARWFAPTFNYNSTYNWTNGNRQSSQNQTVSNNRVVGGDLSLDFKQVFGGGRGGRDGGRRRDAPPPKEPARPKAEGDSTGTDSSAVGRADRGPGFSPLGTVGYAFKPVKLALQTLDPVQLSYDNTYRHSQAGVLGQAELPYRLGFSNDPKVDTSLTIQSRPAIGTTDDYSARTGVRLTRNIRTSFVWNMRDSENDANSQRTGSLEQTAFWMTADSGSATVLPFANVSVDWSGFEKVGFLSKVARTVSLTSSLQSTVKEDWQNKSSNIITRTYTRQWSPLVGVNVSWLNSIDTQVRINAANALTKAENQGSAQRTTTRGANATVSYTMRTGFRLPILWFGAMRLQNQTTLSLNVDYQTNKQERSLSGTSYSPQREDVQWSIQPRLNYSFSNTVNGGAQLQFQQTKDKVSDRGSRLFEFGINVSIAIRG, encoded by the coding sequence TTGAAGACCCCGCAAGGAGTCCTGTTTCTCTTTTTGGCCTGCTTCTGCGCATGCGTACTCCCCGCACGTGCTGAGGTGGGCTTTTCGTTCTCTCTAAAAAGCAACGCCTCTCAACATCGCCTGGTCAAGCGGCCACAGTTGGGGATCACGACTATCGTTGAGCGTCCTATCCTGCAGCTCGGAGCGGCCAATCTTCGGGAATACGTGGAATTCGACTCGTTGTTCACGCGAGCGATTGTCTCTTTCCGAGTTGCCGAAACCCATATGATCCCGCCGCTCGTGCTGGACTATGCAGACTATCGCGACCTGCGCATGACATGGGACGTGCGACGAGCCATGGCCGCTGCCACGATTCAGAATTTCAAACAGCAGGCGCAGCGAAGTGCGGGAGAGGGAATCGCGATTGACGTCCCGTTCCGCATCAAGTCCAAGACCTTCCGCAGAATCTTCGGCGGCGACAATATCGGGTTGCGCGTGCAGGGCAATATCACGATTGACGGCAAAATCCGGCAGCAGAAGTTTGACGAGCTGCAGGCTGCAAATCAGCGCAACACCAACACGAATTTCAACATTGACATGACGCAGCGCTTCACCATCGCCGGAAAAATCGGCGAGAAGGTGCAGGTGGACGTCAATCAGGACTCCGAACGTCTGTTCGACTTTGAAAACTCGCTGAAACTTACCTATACGGGCGACCGCGACGAGATTGTCCAGAAGATTGAGGCCGGAAATGTCAATCTCAGCCTGGGCACGAGGCTTGCCACCTTCTCGGGACAGAACAAGGGGTTGTTCGGGTTAAAGACCGAAGCCAAGGTCGGTGCGCTGAAACTGACCGGTATCGCATCTTTGGAGCGCGGTCAAAAGAACCGACAGGAGCCAAACAAGGATCAACGCCGCGCGCAGTGGAGCGAAAACGACTTTCTGCAGAATACCTACTTCTGGCTGACTGAACACGACTTCCAGTATGTCCGGCAGACCGGCAGCGGCCCCGACACTTTATCCGTAAGTGGTTATCGCGACAACTACCGGCTAATCAGCTTCCGCGAGCATCTGATTGCGCCGATTCCCGTGGCCGAACTCGAACTGTGGGTGAGCACGTCGGCGGGCGGTACGCAGCATGACGTAAACGTGAACAACGGTTTCGCGGTGTCGTTGCGGAAGATTGAAAAGCTTCACGACCCGTCGCTGATTGACCTGTCGCAGTTGGATGAAGTGGACCAGACATTCCGCAAGCTGATTCCTGAAACGGATTACACCTTCGAACCGAATTTCGGCTACGTCCGCCTGCGCAGGCAGATTCAGGGAGACAACGTGCTGGCCTGTTCGTTTGTGACTGTGCAGGGTGACACATTCGGTCGCCTCGGTGCGCCGACCGGCGAGTTGCGGTTAATCATGCTGCGCAGTTCGGCGCCTAATCCCGATACGTTGATTGACCCGACGTGGAATCTGATGTTCCGTCACGTCTACTCGATGCAGGCGACCAACATCAGCCCGAATAATTTTGAGCTTGAAATCATCCGCGAGACCGGTTCGTCCGTTCCGGAAACAGGCCCGGACAATACGCAAACCTACCTGCAGTTCTTCCAGTTTGACACCGAAGGCCCTAACGGTTCAAGCGGCGCCGACAACTATCTTGACAACTACGGTGCCATCGTCAACTGGACGCACGGCGAGTTACATTTTCTCGACTTGACCCCGTTCAACCCCTCCGGCTACTTCGATGTCAACACCGGACAGACGGTGGTTTTCCCACTGCGGCAAATTGATTCCACGAGGCGGGCCAACGGCGACTCGACGGCCGTGTTGGACTCATCACTCTATACGCTGCCCTACTCGCAGGTCGTGACGCGCGGCGCGGCGTGGAAATTCGTGACGAAATCAGTCGGTTCGACGTCGCAATACGATTTGGGACCGCTCGTGCTCGAGGGCTCCGAAGAGGTTACGCTCAATGGTGTGCCGCTGACGCGCGGATCGGATTATACGATTGATTATCTGTCCGGTCAGTTGCGGATTCTCAATGAAGCGGCAAAAGCGCCCAATGCGAATCTGGTGATTACGTATGAATCCGGTCAGGTCTTTCAGCTTGACCGCAAGACGCTGATGGGCGCGCGTGCCGAATACGAGCTTTGGCAGGACTCATACATCGGCGGTATGGTGCTGAAGCTCGACGAAAAATCGCTCGACCGCCGCGTGCGCATCGGCAGTGAACCGATCAGCAATACGTTGTACGACGTAAACTCTCGTCTGAAGTTCACTCCGAACTTCCTGACGGCGGTGGCCAACCGCCTGCCGCTGGTCAAGACGAACGCCGCATCAGATTTTGTCATAGACGCGGAAGTCGCGAAAGTCTATCCGAATCCGAATTCGCTGTCGAATAACGCGACGGGCGATCCGAACGGCGTGGCGTTTCTGGACGACTTTGAAGCCTCGCGCCGCTCGACTCCCTTGGGTCTGCTCCGCCGCAACTGGAGCATTTCGTCGATTCCCGTGCAAGACCCGGGCATAGATTCGCTGCGCGGTCGGCTGAAGTGGTGGAATCCCGTCGGGGATCAGCAGGTGCGCGTGAAAGACGTGTTCCCGGAACGTGAGATCAATTCACAGGTCGCCGATCGTCTGCAATCACTTGTGCTGGAATTCACTCCGGATGAGAGCACCGGCTTTCCCGAGCAAAGTTGGGGTGGTGTTATGCGCTACCTCGGCGCCGGTTACGAGGATCAATCAAGAGCGCAGTTCATTGAATTCTGGATCAAAGTTCCGAGTCAGCAGGAAGGTCGGCTGGTCGTGGATATCGGTTCGATTTCCGAAGACGCGCTGCCCAACGACTCGATGGACTCAGAAGACAAGCCGATGCCGGACGAAATCGTCAGCTCGGCGAAACGTGAATACGGCAACGGCGTGCTCAGTCCGGACGAAGACACAGGTATTGACGGCTTCTTCGCCACAGACCCCGCGGACTCCGCGCATTGGAACGGCTTGAATCGTCCAAAGATTCCTTCGTGGGATGACTGGTCCTATTCCGTCGGCTCAAACAACTACGAGAAGATCAACGGATCGGAGGGCAGTCTCAACGACGAGGGGGGAAATATCCCGGACAGCGAAGACCTGAACGGGAATCAGAACCTTGATCAGGCGAATGATTACTACAGCTATGATATCGAACTTTCGTTGACCAGTCCTTTCATCGTCGGAGGTCAGAATAATAACAACAACTGGCGATTGTTCCGGATTCCGATTGACGAAGAGACCGTGCGCCGCAGAGTCGGCGCGGCGAGTTTGACCAATGTGCGGTGGGCGCGCATGTATTTGACCGGCGTGACTCGCACGACGCGCGTGGAAATCGTGCAGAACGATATCGTCTCGAATGAATGGCTGCCGGAGTACGTGGACGCCGACTCGACCGAATTCGTGAGCACAGCCGTCATCAACAACCATGAAAACCCCGGCTACATCAGCCCGCCGGGTGTGCAGGGCGAGATTGATCCGATCACAAATCTGCGGCAGCGCGAGCAGAGCCTTGTTCTGAAAATCGAGCAGTTGGGCGGCTCGAGCGCGCCGGACGAGTTCTTCGTCTCGAAAAACCTCTATCAGCAGATCAACATGATTGAGTATAAACGACTCAAGATGTTCATCCACGGCGGAGGCTTTGATCAGGGACTTTTCGAAGACGAACGCTACCAGCTGATTCTGCGGCTCGGCACGTCGTATACGAATACGAATACGAACTATTACGAAATCGTCAAGACGGTGTACAAGGGCTGGGATTCGCGCAACCACATTGATGTCGGGATGAACGATCTCTCAATCCTGCGCAAACTGCGCGAGGATGCAGGGCGCATGAGCGGCGATTCGAGTGCGCAGGCGAACCTGCGAAGGTTTGCCGTCGTGCTGGACTCGCTGCGTTTTCCGGCGGACAGTCTTGTGATTGCCGGCACTCCGAGTTTGCAGAACGTCGGGTTTATCGCGTTGGGAATCCGCGCCAAAAAGTATCCGTATAACGCCGGCGACGAAATTTGGGTGGACGAGTTGCGGGTGTCGGACATCTACAAAGATCCGGGCACGGCGGGCGAAATCACGTCGTCGCTGCGCATTGCGGACCTCGTGGCATTTTCGGGAACCTTCAACAAACAGGACGCGGATTTCCACAACGTCAACGAACGCACGGGCCGACAAAACAGTTCGGAAACCGTCATGGGATCCATGAATCTGAACGCGGCGAAGTTCGGGCTGGATCAATACGGTTTCGCGCTGCCTGTGGTCGTCACTCGTTCCGAAAACGAGAGCGTTCCGAAGTACATTCCCAATACCGACGTCCGCGTGGATCAGGATCATCCCGACACGTCAGTCGTTCGGAAAGAAACGCGCACGAACTACACGGCGAGTTTTTCCAAGACCGGTAATTCACCGAATCCGCTCGTGCGCTGGACAATGGAACGCTTGCGGCTGAGTTGGGATCACTCCAAGGTCCAGAGCAAAGACTACACTTACATCCGGCAAGAGCAGTCGCAGACGGGTGTGCGTGCGGACTACAACTTCCCCACAGCACGCGGGCGCGGTCTGGCACCGATCTTTTTCCTGAAGGATATGCCGTTGCTGTCTCTGCTTGGCAGTCCGAAGTTTTATTATAAACCGAAACAGTTATCGGGAACCATGAGTGCGCAACGATCGCTTGCGAACAGCGAGACGCGCGAAGGAAGGCGCACCAATTCCCCGAATTTCCAAGTGACCGGTTCGGGAAGTATCGCGTTCGACATCACAGACGCGATCAGCACCGGCCTGTCCCAGAGTTACGGCTGGACGCAGGTGCGGACGGACACCGTTTATGATGATCGCGGGAATGTGGACACGACCTTCGCCGTCGCGAAGAAGTGGAGCGATTTGGCGAATCTCAGCCGCAGCGATTTGAATGCGGAAGGCTGGAACTGGACCAATTCCTACGCGCCAAGTCTGGCACGCTGGTTTGCGCCAACCTTTAACTACAACAGCACGTATAACTGGACGAATGGCAATCGGCAGAGTTCGCAGAATCAAACGGTGTCCAATAACCGCGTTGTGGGTGGAGATCTAAGTCTCGACTTCAAACAAGTGTTCGGTGGTGGTCGCGGCGGGCGTGACGGCGGAAGACGGAGAGATGCTCCTCCGCCCAAGGAACCGGCTCGACCCAAAGCTGAAGGGGATTCGACTGGCACGGATTCGAGCGCCGTCGGGCGCGCGGATCGCGGTCCGGGATTCTCTCCGTTGGGAACAGTCGGATATGCTTTCAAGCCGGTCAAACTTGCATTACAGACGCTCGATCCGGTGCAGTTAAGTTATGATAACACCTATCGCCACTCTCAGGCTGGCGTGCTCGGGCAAGCGGAACTGCCGTATCGACTCGGATTCTCAAATGACCCGAAAGTGGATACGTCACTAACGATACAATCGCGACCGGCGATTGGAACCACCGATGACTACAGCGCGCGCACGGGCGTACGTCTGACTCGAAATATCCGCACGTCCTTTGTTTGGAATATGCGAGACAGTGAGAACGACGCCAACTCGCAGCGAACCGGAAGTCTTGAGCAGACAGCGTTCTGGATGACCGCCGATTCGGGTTCCGCAACAGTACTGCCGTTTGCCAACGTGTCGGTGGACTGGTCGGGGTTCGAAAAGGTCGGTTTTCTCTCGAAAGTCGCGCGCACGGTTTCGTTGACCAGCAGTTTACAGTCCACCGTCAAGGAAGACTGGCAAAACAAGAGCAGCAACATCATTACGCGCACCTATACTCGTCAGTGGAGTCCGCTGGTCGGAGTCAATGTGTCGTGGCTGAACAGCATTGACACACAAGTGCGCATCAATGCGGCGAACGCGCTGACCAAAGCTGAGAATCAGGGAAGCGCACAACGCACGACGACGCGCGGGGCCAACGCAACAGTCAGTTACACCATGCGCACGGGTTTCCGTCTGCCGATTCTGTGGTTTGGCGCCATGCGTCTGCAGAACCAGACGACACTCTCGCTGAATGTGGATTATCAGACCAACAAGCAGGAACGCTCTTTGTCCGGCACGAGCTACTCGCCGCAGCGCGAAGATGTGCAGTGGTCGATTCAGCCGCGCTTGAACTACAGCTTCTCGAATACGGTGAACGGCGGCGCGCAATTGCAATTCCAGCAGACCAAGGATAAAGTATCGGATCGCGGTTCGCGCCTATTTGAATTCGGTATCAACGTGTCCATCGCCATTCGCGGGTAA
- a CDS encoding MATE family efflux transporter, whose protein sequence is MTLPPEVAEVAHISKEQRRSIIKEVVAYGIPSMGGFMVASFNEMVDLFWLAKVGTEPVAAVTVFMTIYWMIMTFNIITGVGSNTIIARRFGEGAHDKSELAIRAAFTMKMVVGTAIGLVTWSVMPIFMPWMGVEPAVEAMCYTYGGWLLASAGVVGCSYSVYSAFRCIGMPKMAWWMQVLGAGLNIVLDPFLILGWGPFPAMGIQGAAIATVFSYFVVVVIGLLVLASKTSPVRIRWFSSPWPSMTEFKLIWSIGWPVGINVLSFSTAMMIGVRLVASYGTDVVAIFGAAHKVLHFGVMSIVGFNLGTSALIAQFLGAKEFVKSWIAGVQSIRLAGYVMLAYAAFVFIFAEWIVDAFFDMAVLRDMGATLMRIMAISIPFAGIHVGAETVFEGAGHNRPMMLLSIAHAWMLMVPFMYVFGHVLGWGPVGMISGATVAHTLGGLIAVWLFYKGSWLRITV, encoded by the coding sequence ATGACGCTGCCGCCGGAGGTGGCGGAGGTTGCACACATCTCAAAAGAGCAACGCCGCTCCATCATCAAGGAGGTGGTTGCCTACGGCATCCCATCGATGGGCGGATTTATGGTCGCCTCTTTCAACGAGATGGTTGACCTCTTCTGGCTGGCGAAAGTCGGCACGGAGCCGGTTGCCGCAGTGACGGTGTTCATGACCATCTATTGGATGATCATGACATTTAACATTATCACGGGAGTCGGCTCCAACACGATTATCGCTCGTCGCTTCGGAGAGGGAGCGCACGACAAGTCGGAGCTTGCGATTCGGGCGGCGTTCACGATGAAAATGGTGGTCGGGACCGCGATTGGTCTGGTGACGTGGAGTGTGATGCCGATATTTATGCCGTGGATGGGCGTAGAGCCTGCAGTAGAAGCAATGTGCTACACGTACGGCGGCTGGTTGCTGGCTTCGGCAGGAGTGGTGGGCTGTTCCTATTCGGTCTATTCGGCTTTTCGCTGCATCGGGATGCCGAAAATGGCGTGGTGGATGCAGGTACTGGGTGCGGGATTGAACATTGTGCTCGATCCGTTCTTGATTCTGGGTTGGGGTCCATTTCCGGCGATGGGGATTCAGGGCGCGGCCATCGCGACGGTGTTTTCATATTTTGTGGTGGTGGTCATTGGTCTACTGGTGCTCGCGAGTAAGACATCACCAGTGAGAATACGCTGGTTCAGCAGTCCGTGGCCGAGCATGACGGAATTCAAACTGATTTGGAGTATCGGTTGGCCGGTGGGCATCAACGTGTTGAGTTTCTCAACCGCCATGATGATCGGTGTGCGGCTGGTGGCAAGCTACGGGACGGACGTGGTGGCGATTTTCGGCGCGGCGCACAAGGTGCTGCACTTCGGTGTAATGTCGATTGTGGGATTCAATCTTGGGACGTCCGCGTTGATCGCACAGTTTCTTGGAGCCAAGGAGTTTGTCAAATCGTGGATCGCGGGTGTGCAGTCGATTCGACTGGCGGGCTATGTCATGTTGGCGTATGCGGCTTTCGTGTTCATCTTCGCGGAGTGGATTGTCGACGCTTTTTTCGACATGGCTGTTCTGCGGGACATGGGTGCGACGTTGATGCGGATTATGGCCATCTCGATTCCATTTGCGGGAATCCATGTCGGCGCGGAAACGGTGTTTGAAGGAGCGGGCCACAACCGTCCGATGATGCTGTTGAGCATCGCACACGCATGGATGCTGATGGTTCCGTTCATGTATGTGTTCGGGCACGTTCTGGGATGGGGTCCGGTGGGGATGATCAGCGGGGCGACGGTGGCTCACACGCTGGGTGGACTCATCGCGGTATGGCTGTTTTACAAAGGGTCGTGGCTGCGAATCACCGTGTAG